In Arthrobacter citreus, a single genomic region encodes these proteins:
- a CDS encoding prolyl oligopeptidase family serine peptidase yields MARIVYESDANIKKFISNGWTFVGSKHTSGGLDAAVFKRTSPTYKGKSDYCFAFRGTRGGKDIVASDAVEVVAGLHVNQVPDSIEWIRSIIKKYTNDIGKVYFTGHSLGGYLAAWAQTEVVDGGITVPNSSFTRTFNAPGITLVALKPSFAVIIQAKNAFELLGRYDNYISNYAISRNVLNSRFGTYSLQTVDPVFAWGNSLGKVVKCIVLNDKYYNNPFNYHFIVRFEEILNTSNFPD; encoded by the coding sequence ATGGCAAGGATAGTTTACGAATCAGATGCAAATATAAAAAAATTTATATCCAATGGCTGGACTTTCGTTGGATCAAAACATACTTCTGGAGGTTTGGATGCCGCGGTTTTTAAAAGAACTAGTCCAACATATAAAGGAAAATCCGATTATTGTTTTGCTTTTAGGGGAACAAGAGGTGGAAAAGACATAGTAGCTTCTGATGCAGTTGAGGTTGTAGCGGGCTTGCATGTAAATCAAGTACCAGACTCTATAGAATGGATTAGATCCATAATTAAGAAATATACAAACGATATAGGTAAAGTATATTTTACTGGCCATTCTTTAGGTGGATACTTAGCTGCATGGGCACAAACTGAAGTTGTTGATGGTGGAATTACTGTTCCAAATAGTTCTTTTACTAGAACTTTTAATGCTCCAGGAATTACCCTAGTTGCTTTAAAACCATCATTCGCTGTCATCATACAAGCAAAAAATGCTTTTGAATTACTAGGTAGATATGATAATTATATTTCTAATTATGCTATTTCAAGAAATGTTTTAAATTCTCGATTCGGAACATATTCTTTACAGACAGTAGATCCAGTTTTTGCTTGGGGGAATTCTTTAGGTAAAGTAGTAAAATGTATTGTTTTAAATGATAAATATTATAACAACCCTTTTAATTACCATTTTATAGTTAGATTTGAAGAAATACTAAATACTAGTAATTTTCCTGATTAA
- a CDS encoding HNH endonuclease — MNDYVNQWHKLILNCSFDNTYKMVWGKALVELSLNVSDDYENDIVVFNFKDIAELCLKYYWNQIIYFNLIQSANIKKPPEIVGITKQLINVYFEKRGSVQPVRFEKIDFDSIGLTNNYFTSVKKIIKTLKQDVCWRFMNLNGNTYEIYQLNRVEGKVYFTKQNAILLKIHNDYLFTVINYRWTQMLEGFNYSPRISRKVRAIDEDKIRRSSLKKFHKYIDLLFKDGIRKCFYCGETIIEKDLSVDHVIPWSYMFSDDLWNLVYCHKGENSEKSNRMPLENDILRLEERNKVLLQEIDKNTKDFDLLQIAIEKDYLKQFWISFKG, encoded by the coding sequence ATGAACGATTACGTAAATCAATGGCATAAACTAATACTTAATTGTAGTTTCGATAATACTTATAAAATGGTATGGGGGAAAGCATTAGTAGAGTTATCATTAAATGTTAGTGATGATTATGAAAACGATATTGTTGTATTTAACTTCAAAGATATTGCAGAACTTTGCTTAAAATATTATTGGAATCAGATTATATACTTCAACTTAATACAAAGTGCAAATATCAAAAAGCCTCCTGAAATAGTTGGAATAACTAAACAATTAATTAATGTATATTTTGAAAAAAGAGGCTCAGTTCAACCGGTAAGATTTGAAAAGATAGATTTTGATTCAATCGGATTAACTAATAATTATTTTACTTCAGTGAAAAAAATAATAAAAACGCTAAAACAAGACGTATGTTGGCGGTTTATGAATCTTAACGGTAATACTTACGAAATTTATCAACTGAACCGTGTTGAAGGTAAAGTATATTTCACTAAACAAAATGCTATTCTACTTAAAATTCATAACGATTATTTATTTACAGTAATTAATTACAGATGGACACAAATGTTAGAAGGGTTTAATTATAGCCCACGTATCTCTCGTAAAGTAAGAGCAATTGATGAAGATAAAATTAGAAGATCTTCCTTAAAGAAGTTTCATAAATATATTGATTTATTATTTAAAGATGGTATCCGTAAATGTTTTTATTGTGGTGAAACAATAATTGAAAAGGACTTATCTGTTGACCATGTTATACCGTGGTCTTATATGTTTTCTGATGACTTATGGAATTTAGTTTACTGCCATAAAGGGGAAAATTCTGAGAAGTCTAATCGTATGCCGTTAGAAAATGATATTTTGAGGTTAGAGGAACGGAACAAAGTTTTACTACAAGAAATTGATAAAAATACAAAAGATTTTGATTTACTACAAATTGCAATTGAGAAGGATTACTTGAAGCAGTTTTGGATTTCATTTAAAGGTTAG
- a CDS encoding nucleoside triphosphate pyrophosphohydrolase: protein MKYYNKLVRDKIPAIITKSGNVYETEVLSEKEYIEKLNEKLNEELEEFYNATPEETVGEIADILEVLYAIAETKGISMEEIEKVRLQKKEERGGFKDRILLKYVLEHK from the coding sequence ATAAAATATTATAACAAATTAGTAAGAGATAAAATTCCAGCCATTATTACTAAATCAGGAAATGTATATGAGACAGAAGTCCTAAGTGAAAAAGAATACATAGAAAAACTAAACGAAAAGTTAAACGAAGAACTTGAAGAGTTTTATAATGCAACACCAGAAGAAACTGTTGGAGAAATAGCTGATATTTTGGAAGTGCTTTATGCTATAGCTGAAACGAAAGGTATTTCTATGGAGGAAATCGAGAAAGTTCGACTTCAAAAGAAGGAAGAGCGTGGAGGGTTTAAAGATAGGATATTATTAAAGTATGTATTGGAGCATAAATGA
- a CDS encoding AAA family ATPase, whose amino-acid sequence MQNTKVKRLFQYLMQLSDLNSKVIRQVSEHNIVMNQSDFKEAEGVQTFINDDEEVWIQVRKITISKQEKTPPEIPGNLIEWLIKDQKFDNPKVEKINFKDSFTTEDDRIINFSDDKERVKSHAEWNVRWQLWREVLLRKLKGQEVYDTLFKIYQSLERESDKFELVFGIGQLLWKKEFTINHPFITASLDLELDSKKGIFNIYPKNKSYQVELDLLSGFTIPNGVSIQNVVDELQKHKPSLENISFATDTLKQVVNLLDSKGQFYLNENQVVKADDVPQIVNSWSIYLRQQDFKVLKNDLRNIIDKIEEGVIEPTVSIKSIVGEKVSQNEDSHEWDSIDNNLFFPLPANEDQKEIARRLANSYGVSVQGPPGTGKSHTITNLVSHLLAHGKKVLITSQKESALKVLKQKFPDSIKPLAVSVLGGTRDSLKDIELSIRSISDNLGNLHVDTLEKEINNLKKALQKSYENAALYRNQLKDYVIKENEEIVVDDMNVNRADVAKILKQSVVDLSWVLDEFDLNTRFPLNSNEFTELWRLRGELLKNDYNLIEFSLPQVDEIQNSNEFMEFIKIGHSLQLKVQDIQDLMESYKIPYDIEFLNKTKEMLEDIIKDKDLFSNNVNLIILEDIFAGGMREENWKQFYAELQEDIQNLLSISKILKPYDFTLPSKPLYQIKTDVIKAKDAILQNKNKFLYFMVSGRDVKYLFKENVINNKPITTIEDVQIIEKKIEFEELIETVIRKWNNTMKDINGPLIENSGMLINKLDQNCSIIFKVLQLKEKINLLREFVETSDLKSLIQSQDLNGFVKCFDIVQRAFEHLELKNWTDDYNEKLLFLKGKCDNPTSHLIWKSLYDALITKDENKWINSLNELDTLRNTQNKALKLKSLLEKAEQVAPITCNYFEGLLGIDVDIPTDFLEAWKLKGLKTWLHKYDDFNQEIVEKKIKEEEEQQRKYTKEIVAKSSWKYQIQHITEEQKRALSAWKNYIAKYGKGGGKNASLYLQNAQKEMEKAQSAIPVWIMPVAQVLENFPVTNEKFDVVIVDESSQCDIFSIPILMRAKRVVVVGDDQQISPYAIGSKIEDINNLVDQYLHDIPNSRLFDKEISLYQIAEQIFPKTGSLMLKEHFRCVPEIIQFSNDFSYGGKMIPLRMPNPDEMIHPPVMAIEVQNGFCNDATEAVNIPEAERIVKDIKDVIADPLMKNQSIGVIALQGTKQAEYIEKLLRNEIGEREIVNRGIRCGNAYTFQGDERDIIFISMVIAPNRKYTARTKNSDKQIFNVAASRARNQMRLYHSVKLEDLSKSDFRHELLRYCQSPSRVNQEKEDILSKCESPFEVEVAKMIMTKGYKVVPQVPIAGRRIDLVVEGMRSRLAVECDGERFHGIDKWEEDMNRQFILENLGWVFWRVRGRDFYTNPTEALESLWEKLDGMNIKPYEEVKIKSLDVLNEVENLEVFSNEIKQREPEQLIEYVDQLAIDISDGNILELAPADDLQLDLFKVNKS is encoded by the coding sequence ATGCAAAATACTAAAGTAAAAAGACTTTTTCAATATTTAATGCAATTAAGCGATCTAAACAGTAAAGTAATACGCCAAGTATCTGAACACAATATTGTTATGAATCAAAGTGATTTTAAAGAAGCTGAGGGCGTTCAAACCTTTATAAATGATGATGAAGAGGTATGGATACAAGTTCGGAAAATTACAATCTCTAAACAGGAAAAAACTCCACCAGAAATCCCTGGAAATTTAATAGAATGGCTTATAAAGGATCAAAAATTTGATAACCCAAAAGTCGAAAAAATTAATTTTAAAGATTCATTTACCACAGAAGATGATAGAATAATTAATTTTAGTGACGATAAAGAACGTGTAAAAAGCCATGCAGAATGGAATGTAAGATGGCAATTATGGAGGGAAGTTTTACTACGTAAACTTAAAGGCCAAGAAGTCTATGATACATTATTTAAAATTTATCAAAGTTTAGAACGGGAAAGTGATAAATTTGAATTAGTATTTGGTATCGGACAATTATTATGGAAAAAAGAGTTTACGATTAACCATCCTTTTATTACTGCTTCCCTTGATCTTGAATTAGATTCAAAAAAAGGAATTTTTAACATTTACCCTAAAAACAAAAGTTATCAAGTGGAATTGGATTTGCTCAGTGGGTTTACGATTCCAAACGGAGTTTCCATTCAAAATGTTGTAGATGAATTACAAAAACACAAACCTAGTTTAGAGAATATTTCTTTTGCTACTGATACGTTAAAACAAGTTGTAAATTTACTTGATTCAAAAGGTCAGTTTTATTTAAACGAAAATCAAGTAGTAAAAGCTGACGATGTACCGCAGATTGTAAATTCATGGTCAATATATTTAAGACAACAAGATTTTAAAGTACTTAAAAATGACTTAAGAAATATTATAGATAAAATTGAAGAGGGTGTAATTGAGCCAACAGTTTCTATAAAAAGTATTGTTGGGGAAAAAGTAAGTCAAAATGAAGATAGCCATGAATGGGACAGCATCGATAATAATTTATTTTTCCCTTTACCTGCAAATGAAGATCAAAAAGAAATAGCTAGAAGATTAGCAAACTCATATGGTGTAAGTGTACAAGGGCCTCCAGGTACGGGTAAGAGTCATACGATTACGAATTTAGTTTCACACTTACTTGCTCATGGTAAAAAAGTTCTAATTACTAGTCAAAAAGAAAGTGCACTTAAAGTATTAAAGCAAAAATTCCCTGATAGTATAAAACCACTTGCTGTATCTGTTCTTGGCGGGACAAGGGATTCTTTAAAAGATATTGAACTATCGATTCGTTCGATTTCTGATAACTTAGGAAATCTACATGTAGATACTCTTGAAAAAGAAATTAATAATCTTAAAAAAGCTCTGCAAAAAAGCTATGAAAATGCTGCGCTTTATAGAAATCAGCTTAAAGATTATGTCATTAAAGAAAACGAAGAAATAGTTGTTGATGATATGAATGTAAATCGAGCTGATGTTGCAAAAATTTTAAAACAAAGTGTAGTCGATTTAAGTTGGGTTCTAGACGAATTTGATTTAAATACACGGTTCCCATTAAATAGTAATGAATTCACAGAATTATGGAGATTAAGAGGCGAACTTTTAAAAAATGATTATAACTTAATTGAATTTTCACTTCCGCAAGTTGATGAAATCCAAAATTCTAATGAATTTATGGAGTTTATTAAAATCGGTCATTCACTTCAATTAAAAGTTCAGGATATACAAGATTTAATGGAAAGCTATAAAATCCCATATGATATAGAATTCCTAAACAAAACTAAAGAAATGTTAGAGGATATTATTAAAGATAAAGATCTATTCTCAAATAATGTAAATTTAATCATTTTAGAAGATATATTTGCAGGTGGGATGCGCGAAGAAAATTGGAAACAATTTTATGCTGAGCTTCAAGAAGATATTCAAAATCTTTTAAGTATCTCAAAAATCTTAAAACCATATGATTTTACGTTGCCTAGTAAGCCTTTATATCAAATTAAAACTGATGTTATTAAAGCTAAAGATGCGATCCTTCAAAATAAAAATAAATTTTTATACTTTATGGTATCTGGAAGAGATGTTAAGTACTTATTTAAGGAAAATGTCATTAATAATAAGCCCATTACAACAATTGAAGATGTTCAAATTATTGAAAAGAAAATTGAGTTCGAAGAGTTGATTGAAACGGTTATTCGTAAGTGGAATAACACAATGAAGGATATTAATGGACCACTTATCGAAAATAGTGGAATGTTGATCAATAAATTAGACCAGAACTGTTCTATTATTTTTAAAGTTTTACAATTAAAAGAAAAAATTAATTTATTAAGAGAGTTTGTAGAAACATCTGATCTGAAAAGTTTAATACAAAGTCAGGATTTAAATGGATTCGTAAAATGTTTTGACATTGTCCAAAGAGCATTTGAACATTTAGAATTAAAAAATTGGACAGATGACTATAATGAAAAGTTACTATTTCTAAAAGGAAAGTGTGATAATCCTACATCGCATTTGATTTGGAAGAGTTTATATGATGCATTAATTACAAAAGATGAGAACAAATGGATTAATTCTTTAAATGAATTAGATACTTTACGTAATACTCAGAATAAAGCTCTTAAACTTAAATCTTTACTAGAAAAAGCTGAACAAGTTGCACCAATAACATGTAACTATTTCGAAGGTCTTTTAGGAATCGATGTTGATATACCAACTGATTTCTTGGAAGCGTGGAAATTAAAAGGTTTAAAAACTTGGCTTCATAAGTATGATGACTTTAATCAAGAAATAGTTGAAAAGAAAATTAAAGAAGAAGAAGAACAGCAAAGAAAGTATACGAAAGAAATTGTAGCTAAATCAAGCTGGAAATATCAAATTCAACATATAACAGAGGAACAAAAAAGAGCATTGTCTGCATGGAAAAATTACATTGCGAAATATGGTAAGGGCGGAGGCAAAAATGCTTCTCTCTATTTACAAAATGCACAAAAAGAAATGGAAAAAGCACAAAGTGCAATTCCAGTATGGATCATGCCTGTCGCACAAGTATTAGAAAACTTCCCTGTAACAAATGAAAAGTTTGATGTTGTAATTGTCGACGAAAGCAGTCAGTGTGATATTTTCTCAATTCCTATATTAATGCGCGCAAAAAGAGTAGTCGTCGTTGGTGATGATCAACAAATTAGCCCATACGCTATCGGAAGTAAGATTGAAGATATAAATAATTTAGTAGATCAATATTTACATGATATACCTAATAGCCGCTTATTTGACAAAGAAATATCACTTTATCAAATAGCAGAACAAATCTTCCCGAAAACTGGTAGTTTAATGTTAAAAGAACATTTCCGTTGTGTACCTGAAATTATTCAATTTAGTAATGATTTTAGTTACGGAGGAAAAATGATTCCTCTTCGAATGCCTAATCCTGATGAAATGATTCACCCACCAGTAATGGCCATTGAAGTACAGAATGGATTCTGTAATGATGCAACTGAAGCAGTAAATATTCCTGAAGCAGAAAGAATTGTTAAAGATATTAAAGATGTAATTGCAGATCCATTAATGAAAAATCAGTCAATCGGTGTAATAGCATTACAAGGAACAAAGCAAGCGGAATATATAGAAAAATTATTAAGAAATGAGATTGGTGAAAGAGAAATTGTTAACCGTGGAATTAGATGTGGTAATGCATATACCTTCCAAGGTGACGAACGTGACATTATATTCATTTCTATGGTAATTGCACCAAATAGAAAATACACTGCTAGAACTAAAAATAGCGATAAGCAAATATTTAACGTTGCAGCAAGCCGTGCTAGAAATCAAATGAGATTATATCACTCAGTTAAATTAGAAGATTTAAGTAAATCAGATTTTCGTCACGAATTACTAAGATATTGTCAATCGCCATCTAGAGTTAATCAAGAAAAAGAAGACATTTTAAGCAAATGCGAATCGCCATTTGAAGTTGAAGTAGCAAAAATGATCATGACAAAAGGTTATAAAGTTGTCCCTCAAGTACCTATCGCAGGAAGACGAATCGATTTAGTCGTAGAAGGAATGAGAAGTCGCCTTGCTGTCGAGTGTGATGGAGAAAGATTCCACGGTATCGACAAATGGGAAGAAGATATGAATCGTCAATTTATTTTAGAAAATCTTGGTTGGGTATTTTGGCGAGTTAGAGGTAGAGATTTTTACACAAACCCTACAGAGGCTCTTGAATCATTATGGGAAAAACTTGATGGAATGAATATTAAGCCTTATGAAGAAGTTAAGATTAAAAGCTTGGATGTACTAAATGAGGTTGAAAATCTTGAAGTTTTTAGTAATGAGATAAAACAAAGAGAACCAGAACAACTAATCGAATACGTAGATCAGCTAGCGATTGATATAAGTGATGGTAATATATTAGAGCTTGCTCCAGCAGATGATTTACAATTAGATTTATTTAAAGTAAACAAATCATGA
- a CDS encoding transposase, with protein sequence MVNLINIDGFIANETWVAKANANKRKREEWIKEVLIEEDLDTLKKVNERRQKHGLKLLKPKGNKTELKRVLLNPVDGDARLSVKHDERGRFAYFEHRVVDSLHNFIIDTHVTSANVPGHRVLLDQLDSLKERLGYYAKKIAVDPGYYNSRFAEGVFKRGIFAYISHRRFPNNEHKECRKTHFQKVNEDLYACPCGVPFRYKTTTRHGYHEFKPDKGSCFNCPFAKNDDRVLRISVNQPIYDKLREQRLSTRGKILRSVRPSSVELSFAQSKELHGLRYARYRGVQKVKRQVLMTAIIQN encoded by the coding sequence GTGGTAAATCTAATTAATATAGATGGATTTATTGCGAATGAAACTTGGGTGGCAAAAGCGAATGCGAATAAAAGAAAACGTGAGGAATGGATTAAAGAAGTCTTAATTGAGGAAGATCTTGATACTTTAAAAAAAGTAAATGAACGTAGACAAAAACACGGATTAAAATTACTTAAACCTAAAGGAAATAAAACTGAACTTAAACGCGTTTTACTTAATCCTGTAGATGGTGATGCAAGGTTATCAGTTAAACATGATGAACGAGGTCGCTTCGCATATTTTGAACATCGAGTTGTTGATTCCCTACATAACTTCATAATCGATACTCATGTAACGAGTGCGAATGTTCCTGGGCATAGAGTTTTATTAGATCAGTTAGATTCTCTAAAAGAGAGGCTCGGATATTATGCCAAAAAAATCGCTGTTGATCCGGGCTACTATAATTCAAGATTTGCCGAAGGTGTATTTAAACGTGGGATATTTGCTTATATCTCTCATCGTAGATTTCCAAATAATGAACATAAAGAATGTAGAAAAACTCATTTTCAAAAAGTAAATGAAGATCTGTATGCTTGCCCTTGTGGTGTACCTTTTCGATATAAAACTACGACAAGACATGGCTATCATGAGTTTAAGCCTGACAAAGGTAGCTGTTTTAATTGCCCATTTGCGAAAAATGATGATCGAGTATTAAGAATATCAGTTAACCAACCAATTTACGATAAGTTAAGGGAACAAAGGCTATCAACCCGAGGGAAGATATTAAGGTCAGTTAGACCCTCATCAGTAGAATTAAGTTTTGCCCAAAGTAAAGAACTCCACGGCTTACGTTACGCACGATACCGAGGAGTTCAAAAAGTAAAAAGACAAGTTTTGATGACCGCCATCATACAAAACTGA
- a CDS encoding transposase has protein sequence MYYYKENLDIAKNRKLYENMIDMEHHIVKIDKEINWNYLYKLIEPYYRSTVGRPSIDPLILVKILLIQYIEGFRPVRFTCKQVKQNATYRWFLGFHLIEKYLVIRLFQSFLIIV, from the coding sequence ATGTACTACTATAAAGAGAATTTAGACATCGCAAAAAATCGTAAACTTTATGAGAATATGATTGATATGGAGCACCATATTGTAAAAATTGATAAGGAAATCAATTGGAATTATTTATATAAACTGATTGAACCCTACTATCGGTCAACCGTTGGCAGACCTTCAATTGATCCACTGATACTAGTAAAGATACTACTGATACAATACATTGAAGGGTTTCGCCCTGTTCGATTCACTTGTAAACAAGTTAAACAAAATGCTACTTATCGTTGGTTTTTAGGATTTCACCTGATAGAAAAATACCTTGTCATTCGACTATTTCAAAGTTTCTTAATCATCGTTTGA
- a CDS encoding excalibur calcium-binding domain-containing protein, whose translation MGLLLIKKLVIGILTIGLIQSYSIISTDDASAAVKTFKNCTELNKAYKGGVARSSSVKNKGGKTKYKPYASKALYDANKKMDRDKDLIACER comes from the coding sequence ATGGGGTTATTACTTATAAAAAAACTTGTTATTGGTATTCTTACAATTGGACTTATTCAAAGCTACTCAATTATTTCAACTGATGATGCTAGTGCAGCTGTGAAAACATTTAAAAACTGTACTGAATTGAACAAAGCATACAAGGGTGGAGTTGCCCGTAGTTCATCCGTTAAAAATAAAGGCGGTAAAACTAAATATAAACCGTATGCATCAAAAGCTCTATATGATGCTAATAAAAAAATGGATCGCGATAAAGATTTAATAGCGTGTGAAAGATAA
- a CDS encoding S8 family serine peptidase, whose translation MKVHTDKSQNKGILMIAASGNQGKSFLEYPASSQFVIGVGAVDSNGKKWVYSNYGDELDFVLPGVFYESGKSFKQGTSYAAGAMTGIVSRLLEEFHDLTPSKVYTKLIEMTNNKNDFNKFMGHGIPTFRKSSGE comes from the coding sequence GTGAAGGTGCATACAGATAAAAGTCAAAATAAAGGAATTTTAATGATTGCAGCATCTGGAAATCAAGGCAAAAGTTTTCTTGAATATCCAGCTTCCTCCCAGTTTGTAATAGGTGTTGGAGCAGTGGACTCGAATGGGAAAAAATGGGTGTATTCAAATTACGGGGATGAATTAGATTTTGTGTTACCTGGGGTGTTTTATGAATCAGGAAAAAGCTTTAAACAAGGTACTTCGTATGCGGCTGGAGCTATGACTGGAATAGTAAGTAGATTGTTAGAGGAATTCCATGATCTTACCCCTTCGAAGGTATACACTAAATTAATTGAAATGACAAATAATAAAAATGATTTTAATAAATTTATGGGTCACGGAATACCTACATTTCGTAAAAGTTCGGGGGAATAA
- a CDS encoding excalibur calcium-binding domain-containing protein, translating to MKKLVIGILAFGLIQSYSFISTNDVSAAAKEYKNCKEINAKYKGGIARSSSVKNKGGKTKYKPYVSKALYDANKKSDRDHDFIACER from the coding sequence ATGAAAAAACTAGTAATTGGTATTCTCGCTTTTGGTCTTATTCAAAGTTATTCGTTTATTTCAACTAATGATGTTAGTGCAGCTGCGAAAGAATATAAAAACTGTAAAGAAATCAATGCAAAGTATAAGGGTGGAATTGCTCGTAGCTCTTCTGTTAAGAATAAAGGCGGTAAAACTAAATATAAACCTTATGTGTCAAAAGCTTTATATGACGCTAATAAGAAAAGCGATCGAGATCATGATTTTATTGCATGTGAAAGATAA
- a CDS encoding MBL fold metallo-hydrolase, which translates to MKKKILSIVLTSALLAGIAYQFKPTDTKAATKNLNVHFIDVGQGDAIYIKTPNGDDIVIDGGNKAKGDIVVDYLKKQKVKDIEVMISTHPDADHVGGLDEVLEAFKVKSVYAPNVSNNTQAFKQFLTAVKNEKLKIKPVTAGFKLDLKGVSAEFVGPVKSYSKSDLNDWSAVLKLVYNKNSFLFTGDAESKSEQDMIKSKKDLKVDVLKVGHHGAKTSSSQAFLDKVKPKFAVIGVGANNRYGHPTNDTLNRLKKYKTKVYRTDKNGSVVVTSDGKKITVKTEKK; encoded by the coding sequence TTGAAAAAGAAAATATTAAGTATCGTATTAACTAGTGCTTTATTAGCAGGAATTGCTTACCAATTTAAACCTACTGATACGAAAGCTGCTACTAAAAATTTAAATGTACATTTTATTGACGTTGGTCAGGGTGATGCAATTTATATAAAAACGCCAAATGGGGACGATATTGTTATTGATGGCGGAAATAAAGCTAAAGGTGATATTGTCGTAGATTACTTAAAGAAACAAAAGGTTAAAGATATTGAAGTCATGATTTCTACACATCCTGATGCAGACCATGTAGGTGGGTTAGATGAAGTACTTGAAGCTTTTAAAGTAAAAAGTGTTTATGCGCCAAATGTATCGAATAATACTCAAGCATTTAAACAATTTTTGACTGCAGTTAAAAACGAAAAGTTAAAAATTAAGCCAGTTACTGCTGGATTTAAATTAGATTTAAAAGGTGTTTCTGCGGAATTTGTTGGTCCTGTAAAATCGTATTCGAAATCTGATCTTAATGATTGGAGTGCAGTGTTAAAACTTGTATATAATAAAAATAGTTTCTTATTTACTGGAGACGCTGAGTCTAAATCTGAACAAGATATGATTAAGTCTAAAAAGGACTTGAAGGTAGATGTGTTAAAAGTAGGTCATCACGGTGCGAAAACATCAAGTAGTCAAGCATTTTTAGATAAGGTGAAACCTAAATTTGCAGTTATTGGTGTCGGTGCAAATAATCGATATGGCCATCCAACAAATGATACACTTAATCGCTTAAAGAAATATAAAACAAAAGTTTACCGTACAGATAAAAATGGCAGCGTAGTCGTAACAAGTGATGGTAAAAAAATTACGGTTAAAACGGAGAAAAAATAA
- a CDS encoding DUF3006 domain-containing protein, whose translation MKITGIVDRFEGELVVVELEDGSTTDYPKKMFPKSVSPGDAVYMTNGNFEIDKGKTKALKKEIDDLMDELFEK comes from the coding sequence ATGAAAATTACTGGAATAGTTGACCGATTTGAGGGAGAACTTGTAGTCGTTGAATTAGAAGATGGTTCAACAACTGATTATCCTAAAAAGATGTTTCCAAAATCAGTTTCTCCTGGAGATGCAGTTTATATGACAAACGGAAATTTCGAAATCGACAAGGGCAAAACGAAGGCGTTAAAAAAAGAAATAGACGACTTAATGGATGAACTATTCGAGAAATAA
- a CDS encoding ABC transporter ATP-binding protein, which translates to MSFYAHSSSITYLVGENGVGKTTWIKLATGRLVPNGGSILFDGKPFRYIRNQISVVLDEPPIYGNLNGYENLIALSGIRKLDEEMKVELEEKFQLDRFLMKKKAHYFSLGQRHRLAVAIALVRNPRFLILDEPTIGLDPISWNLIKTQLQHLAKSGVTIILTGHDFEQISKIADKIVILKKGKTIYEDSVLNFNSTTNKYLELLVDKIDTVTDMFPLTQKKIIDHKVFLRIPLVDENSTSLILKNIHDRKVNIYDLKVISPTLNEIYMQILQESKND; encoded by the coding sequence ATGAGTTTTTATGCTCATTCCTCTAGTATTACATATTTAGTAGGTGAAAATGGAGTTGGTAAAACAACTTGGATTAAGTTGGCCACTGGCAGATTAGTACCCAATGGAGGTTCAATTTTATTTGATGGAAAACCGTTTCGTTATATACGTAATCAAATATCAGTTGTTTTAGATGAACCACCTATTTATGGAAATTTGAATGGATATGAAAATCTGATTGCACTGTCGGGGATAAGAAAACTAGATGAAGAGATGAAAGTAGAGTTAGAGGAAAAATTTCAATTAGATAGATTTCTAATGAAAAAAAAGGCCCATTATTTTTCTTTAGGTCAAAGACATCGTTTAGCCGTTGCAATAGCTTTAGTAAGAAATCCTAGGTTTTTAATCTTAGATGAACCAACAATTGGACTGGATCCCATTTCATGGAATTTAATTAAAACTCAACTTCAACATTTGGCTAAAAGTGGTGTAACAATCATCCTAACAGGTCATGATTTTGAACAAATTAGCAAAATTGCAGATAAGATAGTTATTTTAAAAAAAGGAAAAACAATTTACGAAGATAGCGTTTTGAATTTTAATTCAACTACAAATAAGTATTTAGAATTATTAGTTGATAAAATTGATACCGTTACAGATATGTTTCCACTAACTCAAAAAAAGATAATTGATCATAAAGTATTTTTACGAATCCCACTAGTTGATGAAAATAGTACTAGTTTAATTTTAAAAAATATTCACGATCGTAAAGTAAATATTTATGATTTGAAAGTTATTTCACCAACACTAAATGAAATATATATGCAAATTCTTCAAGAAAGTAAGAATGATTAA